Proteins encoded together in one Schumannella luteola window:
- a CDS encoding alpha/beta fold hydrolase → MTSSPASPQSRPRIHHRTRTIDGLEIFSREAGPDDAPVVLLLHGFPTSSRMYRDLIPQLAEHRRVLAPDLPGFGSSSLPPRGDDGWGFGQAARVIDRWLEQLGVDRFTVYLMDIGGSIGWRLALARPTQIAGIVVQNAPLYPEDGGDFGLLPTYWHEPTPANRALAQAEALSLENTRAQYEVGVADADIDLLDPDAWQLDQAQLDRPGVADVAMDYLLDISRQVETFAAARAWLRETRPPLLVASGRGDVIFPEASQRAFLDDVPDAEFHALDTGHFALATHVDEIGALIRDFLARRVDAGGSSARTGSPAPAPAEGSAA, encoded by the coding sequence ATGACGTCGTCGCCCGCCTCCCCGCAGTCCCGCCCGCGCATCCACCACCGCACCCGCACCATCGACGGCCTCGAGATCTTCTCCCGCGAGGCCGGCCCCGACGACGCCCCCGTCGTGCTGCTGCTGCACGGCTTCCCGACCTCGTCGCGCATGTACCGCGACCTCATCCCGCAGCTGGCCGAGCACCGCCGGGTGCTCGCGCCCGACCTGCCCGGCTTCGGCTCGTCGTCGCTGCCGCCGCGCGGCGACGACGGCTGGGGCTTCGGCCAGGCCGCCCGCGTGATCGATCGCTGGCTCGAGCAGCTCGGCGTCGACCGCTTCACCGTCTACCTGATGGACATCGGCGGCTCGATCGGCTGGCGCCTCGCACTCGCCCGGCCGACCCAGATCGCCGGGATCGTCGTGCAGAACGCGCCGCTGTATCCGGAAGACGGCGGCGACTTCGGGCTGCTGCCCACGTACTGGCACGAGCCGACCCCCGCGAACCGCGCCCTCGCTCAGGCCGAGGCGCTGAGCCTCGAGAACACCCGGGCGCAATACGAGGTCGGCGTCGCGGACGCTGACATCGACCTGCTCGACCCTGACGCCTGGCAGCTCGACCAGGCCCAGCTCGACCGGCCGGGCGTCGCCGACGTCGCCATGGACTACCTGCTCGACATCAGCCGTCAGGTCGAGACCTTCGCGGCCGCGCGCGCGTGGCTGCGCGAGACGCGTCCGCCGCTGCTCGTCGCGAGCGGACGCGGCGACGTGATCTTCCCCGAGGCGAGCCAGCGCGCCTTCCTCGACGACGTGCCCGACGCCGAGTTCCACGCGCTCGACACCGGCCACTTCGCGCTCGCGACGCACGTCGACGAGATCGGCGCGCTGATCCGCGACTTCCTGGCGCGGCGAGTGGATGCGGGCGGGTCGAGCGCGCGGACAGGGTCGCCGGCGCCCGCGCCGGCCGAGGGGAGCGCCGCATGA
- a CDS encoding YciI family protein has product MICAGILTYGDPDVVHAVRPRHRAYVHGLLESGRALSGGTLQPEFGGLFLYVVDSVDEARELARNDPFVTEGAVVRWEVHEYETHGVRPELLVVTG; this is encoded by the coding sequence ATGATCTGCGCCGGCATCCTCACCTACGGCGACCCTGACGTCGTGCACGCCGTGCGCCCGCGGCATCGCGCCTACGTGCACGGGCTGCTCGAGTCGGGTCGTGCGCTCAGCGGCGGAACCCTGCAGCCCGAGTTCGGCGGCCTGTTCCTCTACGTCGTCGACTCGGTCGACGAGGCGCGCGAGCTCGCCCGCAACGACCCCTTCGTGACCGAGGGCGCCGTCGTGCGCTGGGAGGTGCACGAGTACGAGACGCACGGGGTGCGGCCCGAGCTGCTCGTCGTCACCGGCTGA
- a CDS encoding alpha/beta fold hydrolase: MCTHDTAPTLFVEAGGVTFAYRRIAVQKDAPAGGSDGPVALAPAAAAAPPLVLLQHLRGSMDYWDPAVVDGLAAGREVVEFDNAGVGLSSGETPSTFAGLADHAADLIRALDLGVVDVLGFSIGGHTAQELVLRHPELVRRLIIAGSKPRGGESEGTAPDVIDVAGRHEVSTLDDFLYLFFSPSAAGQVAGRDFWARRHQRTVDVDAPTSRQTFEAQRDAILDWATPRPAGERDLESITAPTLVVNGSRDIMAPTVNSWVMSQRIPDAQLVIYPDAGHGAIFQYPRTFVAHAVEFLDRHRPALGSAAAGEPLAPTAASASASSAASAAPASTPTEESR; the protein is encoded by the coding sequence ATGTGCACGCACGACACCGCGCCGACCCTCTTCGTCGAGGCCGGCGGCGTGACCTTCGCCTACCGGCGCATCGCGGTCCAGAAGGATGCGCCGGCAGGTGGGTCGGACGGGCCCGTAGCACTCGCGCCGGCGGCCGCCGCCGCGCCCCCGCTCGTGCTGCTGCAGCACCTGCGCGGCTCGATGGACTACTGGGATCCCGCCGTCGTCGACGGCCTCGCCGCCGGCCGCGAGGTCGTCGAGTTCGACAACGCCGGCGTCGGGCTCTCGTCGGGCGAGACCCCGTCGACCTTCGCCGGGCTCGCCGATCACGCGGCGGATCTCATCCGCGCCCTCGATCTGGGCGTCGTGGATGTGCTCGGTTTCTCGATCGGCGGCCACACCGCACAGGAGCTCGTGCTGCGCCACCCCGAGCTCGTGCGCCGGCTGATCATCGCCGGGTCGAAGCCGCGCGGCGGCGAGTCGGAGGGCACCGCGCCCGATGTGATCGATGTCGCGGGCCGCCACGAGGTGTCGACGCTCGACGACTTCCTCTACCTGTTCTTCTCGCCGAGCGCCGCCGGCCAGGTCGCCGGTCGCGACTTCTGGGCGCGTCGCCACCAGCGCACGGTCGACGTCGACGCGCCGACCTCGCGTCAGACCTTCGAGGCGCAGCGCGACGCGATCCTCGACTGGGCGACGCCGCGCCCGGCGGGGGAGCGCGACCTCGAGTCGATCACCGCGCCGACCCTCGTCGTCAACGGCTCGCGCGACATCATGGCGCCGACCGTCAACTCCTGGGTCATGTCGCAGCGCATCCCCGACGCCCAGCTCGTGATCTACCCGGATGCCGGGCACGGCGCGATCTTCCAGTACCCGCGCACCTTCGTCGCGCACGCGGTCGAGTTCCTCGACCGGCATCGACCCGCGCTGGGTTCCGCCGCGGCGGGTGAGCCGCTCGCTCCGACCGCCGCATCCGCGTCCGCGTCGTCCGCCGCATCCGCCGCCCCCGCATCCACCCCCACCGAGGAGTCCCGATGA
- a CDS encoding MBL fold metallo-hydrolase, translating to MSADVTRTAGFGAGPGGVATITVTASEEGWRANAHLLVLPTSVVLIDAPLLDRDAEVVERELAAVGTPLAAVIVTHPHPDHFATAARFGAPVRALPAVAAAIEKSGAQQIAASYAVTGISDAAPPAPRVEPTILPGPEVIDGVLFEFAEVEDAEASRQLVVRLPAEGILVAGDLVSAGVHPFLAGRALASWRAGLDQLRTPAVRVLLPGHGIPASDGTAVIDATADYLRRAEPELAAASGPHDLDTRLDAAFPELGGRRMHALQNVFLFP from the coding sequence GTGAGCGCCGACGTCACCCGCACGGCCGGCTTCGGCGCGGGCCCGGGCGGTGTCGCGACGATCACGGTCACCGCGAGCGAGGAGGGCTGGCGCGCGAACGCGCACCTGCTGGTGCTGCCGACGAGCGTGGTGCTGATCGATGCGCCGCTGCTCGACCGTGATGCCGAGGTCGTCGAGCGCGAGCTGGCCGCGGTCGGCACGCCGCTCGCCGCCGTGATCGTGACGCATCCGCATCCCGACCACTTCGCGACCGCGGCGCGCTTCGGCGCCCCGGTGCGGGCGCTTCCCGCGGTCGCCGCGGCGATCGAGAAGTCCGGCGCGCAGCAGATCGCTGCCTCGTATGCCGTGACCGGCATCTCCGACGCGGCGCCGCCGGCGCCCCGCGTCGAGCCGACGATCCTGCCCGGCCCGGAGGTGATCGACGGCGTGCTCTTCGAGTTCGCCGAGGTCGAGGATGCCGAGGCCTCGCGGCAGCTCGTCGTGCGCCTGCCGGCGGAGGGCATCCTCGTCGCCGGCGACCTCGTCTCGGCGGGCGTGCACCCCTTCCTCGCCGGACGCGCCCTCGCGTCGTGGCGCGCGGGCCTCGATCAGCTGCGCACGCCGGCCGTGCGGGTGCTGCTGCCCGGCCACGGCATCCCCGCGTCCGACGGCACCGCCGTGATCGACGCGACCGCCGACTACCTGCGGCGTGCTGAGCCCGAGCTCGCCGCCGCGAGCGGTCCGCACGACCTCGACACGCGACTCGACGCCGCCTTCCCCGAGCTCGGCGGTCGGCGCATGCACGCCCTCCAGAACGTCTTCCTCTTCCCCTGA
- a CDS encoding LysR family transcriptional regulator, whose protein sequence is MTLEIRAIDAFLAVVARRSFTRAALDTGLSEAVLSRLVRTLEAELAAELLERRGANGVAPTEFGELFAAEAPRVMAAQHRFGELAQRLRAGVVGTVTIGWPGHGLGVLGDELLRAVRRRLPDIDLRTVHPPLDAQLRPLTERQVDVLLVREWMPDPDFAATGPIAVEERLLGVSANSALAGVDVPTCEQLRGMRLVPAGLPVSSACGDAWGAPLREGVHDGAGGGAHAANSAASESAGAELLVPLHPAATVAELFRRVRDEEGVCVVPSGLARRARPGDIRFLRLPEPAPSRASLVWRRDAADAAVLAVVDVLVEVAAAHPELGGCAPTPPAPR, encoded by the coding sequence ATGACCCTCGAGATCCGCGCGATCGACGCCTTCCTCGCGGTCGTCGCCCGCCGCAGCTTCACCCGCGCCGCACTCGACACCGGGCTGAGCGAGGCCGTGCTGTCGCGGCTCGTGCGCACGCTCGAAGCCGAGCTCGCCGCCGAGCTGCTCGAGCGGCGCGGAGCCAACGGCGTCGCCCCGACCGAGTTCGGCGAGCTCTTCGCCGCCGAGGCGCCGCGCGTGATGGCGGCGCAGCACCGCTTCGGCGAGCTCGCGCAGCGCCTGCGTGCCGGTGTCGTCGGCACGGTGACGATCGGCTGGCCGGGGCACGGGCTCGGCGTGCTCGGCGACGAGCTGCTGCGGGCGGTGCGACGCCGGCTGCCCGACATCGATCTGCGCACGGTGCATCCGCCGCTCGACGCGCAGCTGCGTCCGCTGACCGAGCGGCAGGTCGACGTGCTGCTGGTGCGCGAATGGATGCCCGACCCCGACTTCGCCGCGACCGGACCGATCGCGGTCGAGGAGCGCCTGCTCGGCGTCTCGGCGAACAGCGCGCTCGCCGGCGTCGACGTGCCGACCTGCGAGCAGCTGCGCGGGATGCGGCTGGTTCCGGCCGGGCTGCCGGTGAGCTCGGCGTGCGGCGACGCCTGGGGCGCGCCGCTGCGCGAGGGCGTGCACGACGGTGCGGGCGGCGGTGCCCACGCCGCGAACAGCGCCGCTTCGGAGTCGGCCGGCGCCGAGCTGCTCGTGCCGCTCCACCCGGCGGCGACCGTCGCCGAGCTGTTCCGGCGGGTGCGCGACGAGGAGGGCGTGTGCGTCGTGCCGTCCGGCCTCGCACGCCGCGCGCGACCCGGCGACATCCGCTTCCTGCGGCTGCCGGAGCCCGCGCCGTCGCGGGCCAGCCTCGTCTGGCGGCGCGACGCGGCCGATGCCGCCGTGCTCGCGGTCGTCGACGTGCTCGTCGAGGTCGCCGCCGCGCATCCCGAGCTCGGCGGATGCGCGCCTACGCCGCCGGCTCCTCGCTGA
- a CDS encoding TetR/AcrR family transcriptional regulator: protein MVDERQDAELSPRERIVRSTAHLMRRRGISGIGLREIVAHAGAARGSLQTYFPQGKNQLIEEAIRYAVTEFPPGYGTAIRTAETVADAVRILVDPWRRLLLDFDFDAGCPVTPVLIDGIVDERLREVAIENFDAWTASVQKVFTVAFDFDEADARAFAVGLVSSIEGAVLLCRARRDLDAFDDVERLFGQLGAGRSRRIPVSEEPAA, encoded by the coding sequence ATGGTCGATGAGCGACAGGATGCCGAACTCAGCCCGCGCGAGCGCATCGTGCGCAGCACTGCGCACCTCATGCGCCGGCGCGGCATCAGCGGCATCGGGCTGCGCGAGATCGTCGCGCATGCCGGCGCGGCCCGCGGCTCGCTGCAGACCTACTTCCCGCAGGGCAAGAACCAGCTCATCGAAGAGGCGATCCGCTACGCGGTGACCGAGTTCCCGCCCGGCTACGGCACCGCGATCCGCACCGCTGAGACGGTCGCGGATGCCGTGCGCATCCTCGTCGACCCCTGGCGCCGGCTGCTGCTCGACTTCGACTTCGACGCCGGCTGCCCGGTCACCCCGGTGCTCATCGACGGCATCGTCGACGAGCGGCTGCGCGAGGTCGCGATCGAGAACTTCGACGCCTGGACGGCGAGCGTGCAGAAGGTCTTCACCGTCGCGTTCGACTTCGACGAGGCGGACGCGCGGGCCTTCGCAGTCGGACTGGTCAGCTCGATCGAGGGGGCGGTGCTGCTCTGCCGCGCCCGCCGCGACCTCGACGCCTTCGACGACGTCGAGCGGCTGTTCGGGCAGCTGGGCGCAGGGCGCTCGCGGCGCATCCCGGTCAGCGAGGAGCCGGCGGCGTAG
- a CDS encoding LysR family transcriptional regulator, with protein MTPESSRTRAHVDPIDVDTRALELFVLLAEHRHYGSAARAASIAQPALSQHIKRLESTLALRLFDRTTRTVELTAAGRALMPHAREIIAELASLERLRHRFDRLRTGAVRLGISTPMGMTTADRIAAGLADRLWGRHELQVVELRPHELRRALADGAIDLALSLDATALADLGGVSAPIAFDPRSVVVPRSHPLARRRRIELAELRHEVPLALDPDEFGSAELWRPSELPPADGIVGDVGELRDALILQRGICLLPDADAAALVDDSLTRIPVVDAPPVSYALAWCGDTPPLPEDLLLGGGAHGTGLDAHRGTARDADPDLDPDRGPAGRRA; from the coding sequence ATGACGCCGGAGTCGAGCCGAACTCGCGCGCACGTCGACCCGATCGACGTCGACACCCGCGCGCTCGAGCTCTTCGTGCTGCTGGCCGAGCACCGGCACTACGGCTCGGCGGCGCGCGCCGCGTCCATCGCCCAGCCGGCGCTCTCGCAGCACATCAAACGGCTCGAGTCGACGCTCGCGCTGCGGCTCTTCGACCGCACGACCCGCACGGTCGAGCTGACCGCCGCCGGGCGTGCGCTCATGCCGCACGCCCGCGAGATCATCGCCGAGCTCGCGTCGCTCGAACGGCTGCGCCACCGCTTCGACCGACTGCGCACGGGCGCCGTGCGGCTCGGCATCTCGACGCCGATGGGCATGACGACCGCCGACCGCATCGCGGCCGGGCTCGCCGATCGGCTCTGGGGGCGTCACGAGCTGCAGGTCGTCGAGCTGCGCCCGCACGAGCTGCGTCGCGCCCTGGCCGACGGCGCGATCGACCTGGCGCTGAGCCTGGATGCGACCGCCCTCGCCGACCTCGGCGGGGTCTCGGCGCCGATCGCCTTCGACCCGCGCTCGGTCGTCGTGCCGCGCTCGCATCCGCTCGCCCGTCGTCGTCGGATCGAGCTCGCCGAACTGCGCCACGAGGTGCCGCTCGCGCTCGACCCCGACGAGTTCGGCTCGGCCGAGCTGTGGCGGCCGAGCGAGCTGCCGCCCGCCGACGGGATCGTCGGCGATGTCGGCGAGCTGCGCGACGCGCTCATCCTGCAGCGCGGCATCTGCCTGCTGCCCGACGCCGACGCGGCGGCGCTCGTCGACGACTCGCTCACGCGCATCCCCGTCGTGGATGCGCCGCCGGTGTCGTACGCGCTGGCCTGGTGCGGCGACACCCCGCCGCTGCCCGAGGATCTGCTGCTCGGCGGCGGGGCGCACGGCACGGGACTCGACGCTCACCGAGGGACGGCCCGCGACGCGGACCCCGACCTCGACCCGGACCGCGGCCCGGCGGGACGCCGCGCATGA
- a CDS encoding alpha/beta fold hydrolase, translated as MPFVTVGTENDTPIEIHYDDKGAGRPIVLLQGFPLTGDEWDEQRIPLLEAGYRVIALDRRGFGRSSRPLGGYDYDTFADDVDAVLRHLDLRDVTLLGFSMGTADIARYVGRHGTERIHSIAMLATFGPQLAARESDPVGFGPEVFEGIKAGIIADRAQYLENYFLQHYVADQNLGVRVSEAKLRRDFISASTADGWAVLHCVDAWQEGFHDDLPKIDVPLLVMQGTEDRNIPIDFGARRIKDFVPSAEVHEIVGGPHGIGVTHTAEVNPRLLEFIGE; from the coding sequence ATGCCCTTCGTCACCGTCGGCACCGAGAACGACACCCCCATCGAGATCCACTACGACGACAAGGGAGCCGGCCGCCCCATCGTGCTGCTGCAGGGCTTTCCGCTCACCGGCGACGAGTGGGATGAGCAGCGCATCCCGCTGCTGGAGGCCGGCTACCGCGTGATCGCGCTCGACCGCCGTGGCTTCGGCAGGTCGAGCCGTCCGCTCGGCGGCTACGACTACGACACGTTCGCCGACGACGTGGATGCGGTGCTGCGCCACCTGGACCTGCGCGACGTCACGCTGCTCGGCTTCTCGATGGGCACCGCCGACATCGCCCGCTACGTCGGGCGTCACGGCACGGAGCGCATCCACTCGATCGCGATGCTCGCCACCTTCGGCCCGCAGCTCGCCGCCCGCGAGAGCGACCCGGTGGGCTTCGGGCCCGAGGTGTTCGAGGGCATCAAGGCCGGCATCATCGCCGACCGCGCGCAGTACCTCGAGAACTACTTCCTGCAGCACTACGTCGCCGACCAGAACCTCGGCGTGCGGGTCAGCGAGGCGAAGCTGCGCCGCGACTTCATCAGCGCTTCGACCGCCGACGGATGGGCGGTGCTGCACTGCGTCGACGCCTGGCAGGAGGGCTTCCACGACGACCTGCCGAAGATCGACGTTCCGCTGCTGGTGATGCAGGGCACCGAAGACCGCAACATCCCGATCGACTTCGGCGCCCGCCGCATCAAGGACTTCGTGCCGAGCGCCGAGGTGCACGAGATCGTCGGCGGACCGCACGGCATCGGCGTCACCCACACCGCCGAGGTCAACCCGCGCCTGCTCGAGTTCATCGGCGAGTGA
- a CDS encoding VOC family protein: protein MTDASAPTDAVALTVFAVLPVRDLAASTDWYGRLFGRPAPDARPAPHVVDYYLAAGRVPEHGTLQLREDADRAGGGLVTINVADLAPLTAALASLGVELATQTFPLDAETVSAVTVGTIEDPDGNAITLVQPHRR, encoded by the coding sequence ATGACCGACGCCTCCGCCCCGACCGACGCCGTCGCCCTCACCGTCTTCGCCGTGCTCCCGGTGCGCGACCTCGCCGCATCCACCGACTGGTACGGCCGGCTCTTCGGCCGGCCCGCCCCGGACGCCCGCCCCGCGCCTCATGTCGTCGACTACTACCTCGCCGCCGGGCGCGTGCCCGAGCACGGCACCCTGCAGCTGCGCGAGGATGCGGACCGCGCCGGCGGCGGGCTCGTGACGATCAACGTCGCCGACCTCGCTCCGCTCACCGCCGCCCTCGCTTCGCTCGGAGTCGAGCTCGCGACGCAGACCTTCCCTCTCGACGCCGAGACGGTGAGCGCGGTCACCGTCGGAACCATCGAGGATCCCGACGGCAACGCCATCACCCTCGTGCAGCCGCACCGGCGCTGA
- a CDS encoding DUF302 domain-containing protein encodes MTSTQVVVERHDLVSSRDFATVRDAVHAGLGHPDFPVLAARLAGIADPAEFRAVVAGAAGPAGLMIFLELDLGAVVARDPDAVAFRAVRIIAGNPVTMESMVRTTPQAAAGAPVTILVFERDDGVHLRYDTCTSLAGAELTPDAAAHAAELDRAVLELLDSAA; translated from the coding sequence ATGACGTCGACGCAGGTCGTGGTCGAGCGCCACGACCTGGTCAGCTCGCGCGACTTCGCCACGGTGCGGGATGCCGTGCACGCGGGACTCGGGCATCCGGACTTCCCGGTGCTCGCGGCCCGGCTGGCCGGCATCGCCGACCCGGCGGAGTTCCGCGCGGTCGTGGCCGGCGCCGCGGGTCCGGCGGGGCTGATGATCTTCCTCGAGCTCGACCTGGGCGCGGTGGTCGCGCGCGATCCGGACGCGGTCGCGTTCCGGGCCGTGCGCATCATCGCGGGCAACCCGGTCACGATGGAGTCGATGGTGCGCACGACGCCGCAGGCGGCAGCCGGGGCGCCCGTCACGATCCTCGTGTTCGAGCGCGACGACGGCGTGCACCTGCGCTACGACACCTGCACGAGCCTCGCCGGCGCCGAGCTCACGCCCGACGCCGCGGCGCACGCGGCCGAGCTGGATCGCGCGGTGCTGGAGCTGCTGGACTCCGCCGCCTGA
- a CDS encoding tautomerase family protein — protein MPMIDIYAPAGTFADPHDLAQRAAATVMRVEQVPDIPMFRQNTAAFVHELPAASLSDVEGDSRHVRVQVLTNADALDRDKQLAVVAQLTALVAEAAGDAALADRTWVLLTEAPAGGWGLGGHAHTNDELVAAARQQIAELG, from the coding sequence ATGCCCATGATCGACATCTACGCCCCCGCCGGCACCTTCGCCGACCCGCACGACCTCGCGCAGCGCGCCGCCGCGACGGTCATGCGCGTCGAGCAGGTGCCCGACATCCCGATGTTCCGGCAGAACACGGCCGCGTTCGTGCACGAGCTGCCCGCGGCATCCCTCTCCGACGTGGAGGGCGACAGCCGCCACGTACGTGTTCAGGTGCTGACGAACGCCGACGCCCTCGACCGCGACAAGCAGCTCGCCGTCGTCGCGCAGCTCACCGCGCTCGTCGCCGAGGCGGCGGGGGATGCGGCGCTCGCCGACCGCACCTGGGTGCTGCTGACCGAGGCGCCCGCCGGCGGCTGGGGGCTCGGGGGTCACGCGCACACGAACGACGAGCTCGTCGCCGCGGCGCGCCAGCAGATCGCGGAGCTCGGATGA
- a CDS encoding DMT family transporter: protein MIGIVLAALLWGTTGTAATLLPRDVSPLATGAATMAIGGILLGALAGRGSIRLLRERAARPWIALGALAIVVYPLAFYSAMSLAGVAVGNVVALGSAPVFAAVLERWIAPREHRAPLTRTWMLAAGVAVVGIALLALFGHDTSGVAHGHASAGSGSGIGTAATATADESAAGSWTGLGVLLGLVAGLAYATYTCTAARLIRTGRRSSTVVGVQFGVGGLLLVPVLLATGAPLLLSDAPSAVADSPLHALLGQPPALLVVAYLALGPMFAAYLLFGRGLRTVASSRATTITLLEPFVATLLGVVAVGERLAPLGWLGLALVLAGVVTDAVIAARGAADAASTSSPVAS, encoded by the coding sequence GTGATCGGCATCGTGCTCGCGGCCCTCCTGTGGGGCACGACCGGCACCGCCGCCACGCTGCTGCCCCGTGACGTGAGCCCGCTCGCGACGGGCGCCGCGACCATGGCGATCGGCGGGATCCTGCTCGGGGCGCTCGCCGGGCGCGGGAGCATCCGTCTGCTGCGCGAGCGCGCGGCGCGGCCGTGGATCGCGCTCGGCGCGCTCGCGATCGTCGTCTATCCGCTCGCCTTCTACAGCGCGATGTCGCTCGCCGGCGTCGCCGTCGGCAACGTCGTCGCACTCGGCAGCGCGCCCGTCTTCGCGGCCGTGCTCGAGCGCTGGATCGCGCCCCGCGAGCACCGGGCGCCACTCACGCGGACGTGGATGCTGGCCGCCGGCGTCGCGGTCGTCGGCATCGCGCTGCTCGCGCTCTTCGGACACGACACCTCGGGCGTGGCGCACGGCCACGCGAGCGCGGGCTCGGGCTCGGGCATCGGCACCGCTGCCACTGCGACTGCCGACGAGTCCGCCGCCGGCTCCTGGACTGGACTCGGCGTGCTGCTCGGACTCGTCGCGGGTCTCGCCTACGCGACCTACACCTGCACGGCCGCCCGCCTCATCCGCACCGGGCGCCGCTCGTCGACCGTGGTCGGGGTGCAGTTCGGCGTGGGCGGACTCCTGCTCGTTCCGGTGCTGCTCGCGACCGGCGCCCCCCTGCTCCTCAGCGACGCGCCCTCGGCCGTCGCCGACTCGCCGCTGCACGCGCTGCTCGGCCAGCCTCCGGCGCTGCTCGTCGTCGCCTATCTCGCGCTCGGGCCCATGTTCGCCGCCTACCTGCTCTTCGGCCGCGGCCTGCGCACCGTCGCGAGCTCGCGTGCCACCACGATCACCCTGCTCGAGCCCTTCGTGGCGACGCTGCTCGGCGTGGTCGCGGTCGGCGAGCGCCTCGCGCCGCTCGGCTGGCTCGGGCTCGCGCTGGTGCTCGCCGGGGTGGTGACGGATGCGGTGATCGCCGCCCGCGGAGCGGCTGACGCCGCGTCGACCTCATCGCCGGTAGCGAGCTAG
- a CDS encoding MBL fold metallo-hydrolase, producing MLSYATLISPAVPIRSGNAANPYDAEPAPDGSPRRWSPITSTLISGERDAVLVDPPLTVPQATAVADWIAASGRRLTAIYSTHGHGDHWFGAATVLERFPEAVHYAMPGAIATMHALAAPEQRRGQWDVQFPGLIGDTTVRAVPPPGGVLDLEGHALVPVDTGHTDTDGTTVLHVPSIGLVVAGDVVYAGLHQSLREGSADGFRDWLAALDTVERLDAEHVVCGHKTPSADDRPAHIGSTRAYLLDVLALLGSRMTARDFFDQMVRRHPDRLNTGALWAGARALFPGTTTPTPTSPATPVTPPRESDPR from the coding sequence GTGCTGAGCTACGCGACGCTGATCTCGCCGGCCGTCCCGATCCGGTCGGGGAACGCGGCGAACCCGTACGACGCCGAACCCGCGCCCGACGGATCGCCGCGGCGGTGGTCGCCGATCACGAGCACGCTCATCTCGGGCGAGCGGGATGCGGTGCTCGTCGATCCGCCGCTGACCGTTCCGCAGGCGACGGCCGTGGCCGATTGGATCGCGGCATCCGGTCGCCGGCTCACCGCGATCTACAGCACGCACGGCCACGGCGACCACTGGTTCGGCGCGGCCACCGTGCTCGAACGCTTTCCCGAGGCCGTCCACTATGCGATGCCGGGAGCGATCGCGACGATGCACGCACTGGCCGCACCCGAGCAGCGCCGGGGCCAGTGGGACGTGCAGTTCCCCGGACTCATCGGCGACACGACCGTGCGTGCCGTGCCGCCACCCGGCGGGGTGCTCGACCTCGAGGGACACGCGCTCGTGCCCGTCGACACCGGGCACACCGACACCGACGGCACGACGGTGCTGCACGTGCCCTCGATCGGCCTCGTCGTCGCCGGCGACGTCGTCTACGCCGGGCTGCACCAGTCGCTGCGCGAGGGCTCGGCCGACGGCTTCCGCGACTGGCTCGCGGCGCTCGACACGGTCGAAAGGCTGGATGCGGAGCACGTCGTCTGCGGCCACAAGACGCCCAGCGCCGACGACCGCCCCGCTCACATCGGCTCGACTCGGGCCTACCTGCTCGACGTGCTCGCCCTGCTCGGCAGCCGGATGACCGCCCGCGACTTCTTCGACCAGATGGTGCGCCGGCACCCCGACCGACTCAACACCGGGGCGCTGTGGGCCGGCGCCCGCGCGCTGTTCCCCGGGACGACCACGCCGACCCCCACGAGCCCTGCGACCCCCGTGACCCCACCGAGAGAAAGCGATCCCCGATGA